The following proteins are encoded in a genomic region of bacterium:
- a CDS encoding HD domain-containing phosphohydrolase, which yields MKYNILVTDDEIDNLQLFKRTLRSNYNVFLANSGFEALEILKSNKIDMIISDQKMPGMDGVELLKKTLNYAPDAVRILITAYTDSSSLIRAINEGKIHRYLGKPWNANDLLNVIEASFEVYQLNIDNQSLALDLKELFSGTISAITEALDAKDHYTFGRSKRVTYYSLKTGEALGLSDTDLSELELAGLLHDIGMIGVSENILNKPDNLNAEEFDEIKKHVLTGVKILEEIKQLRSVIRIVNFHHEKYDGNGYPYGVTGEEIPIEAQIIAIADAYDGMTSDRAYRKGISHEKAVEEIKKAAGTQFSPKVVEAFLKIALNAKEEIKNIDLFTSNQ from the coding sequence ATGAAATATAATATACTGGTTACAGATGACGAAATAGATAATTTGCAGTTGTTCAAAAGAACTTTGCGAAGCAATTATAATGTGTTTCTTGCCAATTCAGGATTTGAGGCGCTTGAAATTCTCAAAAGCAATAAGATTGATATGATTATATCTGATCAAAAAATGCCCGGCATGGATGGCGTTGAGCTTCTCAAAAAAACTTTAAATTATGCTCCTGATGCGGTAAGAATTTTGATTACTGCTTATACTGATTCCTCCAGCTTAATCAGAGCTATTAATGAAGGCAAAATTCACAGATATTTGGGAAAACCGTGGAATGCCAATGATTTATTAAATGTAATTGAAGCAAGTTTTGAAGTTTATCAGTTAAATATTGATAATCAGAGTCTTGCACTCGATTTAAAAGAATTGTTTTCCGGAACTATTTCTGCAATTACTGAAGCACTTGATGCAAAAGACCATTATACCTTTGGTAGAAGCAAAAGAGTTACTTATTATTCGCTAAAAACAGGTGAAGCTCTTGGTTTGTCCGATACAGATCTTAGTGAGCTGGAGCTTGCAGGGCTTTTACATGATATAGGAATGATAGGAGTATCTGAAAATATTTTAAATAAACCGGATAATCTTAATGCGGAAGAGTTTGACGAAATAAAGAAACATGTTCTAACAGGCGTTAAAATACTTGAAGAAATTAAACAGTTGCGCTCTGTTATTAGGATTGTTAATTTTCACCATGAAAAGTATGATGGAAATGGTTATCCCTATGGAGTAACAGGGGAGGAAATTCCTATAGAAGCACAAATAATTGCAATTGCAGATGCCTATGACGGGATGACTTCCGACAGAGCATATCGTAAAGGAATTTCTCATGAAAAAGCAGTTGAAGAAATAAAAAAAGCAGCAGGAACTCAATTTTCTCCTAAAGTTGTAGAAGCTTTTCTTAAAATTGCATTAAATGCAAAAGAAGAAATAAAGAATATTGACTTATTCACAAGTAATCAATAG
- the coaE gene encoding dephospho-CoA kinase (Dephospho-CoA kinase (CoaE) performs the final step in coenzyme A biosynthesis.), protein MIKLAITGNIAAGKTLIESLLHELGVITIDTDEIVHELLSSDKEIIDKVNNLFDNEVKDKEGKINRKKVGDIVFNDKTKLEKLEKILHPEVKKVVDKFFQENEKEKILAVSVPQLYETGWEVYFDCVLLVIADYKIRKERLLLRNNLSEDAAQKRLAAQIPQEEKIRKADFVINNSEDIENTRLQLKKVLVRLTKMI, encoded by the coding sequence ATGATAAAACTTGCAATTACCGGAAATATAGCAGCAGGAAAAACTTTAATAGAATCCTTGCTTCATGAGCTAGGAGTCATAACAATTGACACAGATGAAATTGTGCATGAGCTTCTTTCTTCAGATAAAGAAATTATTGATAAAGTTAACAATCTCTTTGATAACGAGGTTAAAGACAAAGAAGGCAAAATTAATCGTAAAAAAGTTGGTGATATAGTTTTTAACGATAAAACCAAACTCGAAAAACTTGAAAAAATTCTCCATCCTGAAGTTAAAAAAGTTGTAGATAAATTCTTTCAGGAAAATGAAAAAGAAAAAATCCTTGCTGTGTCCGTTCCTCAACTTTATGAAACAGGGTGGGAAGTTTATTTTGATTGCGTTTTACTTGTTATTGCAGATTATAAAATCAGAAAAGAAAGGCTTTTGCTAAGAAACAATCTTTCAGAGGACGCTGCTCAAAAGAGATTGGCGGCACAAATACCGCAGGAAGAAAAAATCAGGAAAGCTGATTTTGTTATAAATAATTCTGAAGATATAGAAAATACAAGACTTCAGCTAAAAAAGGTTTTGGTAAGATTAACAAAAATGATATAA
- a CDS encoding aminodeoxychorismate/anthranilate synthase component II — MILVIDNYDSFTYNLVQYLGELGAECQVFRNDAISVDEIKKLNPSHIIISPGPGTPDESGISIDVIKNLAGSVPILGVCLGHQTIGQVFGAKVVRAPYLMHGKISEIIHDTDEPLFADIDNPFSATRYHSLIIDRNSAKETPLKIIAWTSDNIIMAVRHKDFKNLVGIQFHPESILTKSGKKLLSNFLKFKK; from the coding sequence ATGATACTTGTAATTGATAATTATGATTCCTTTACCTACAATCTTGTCCAGTATCTGGGCGAGCTTGGCGCAGAGTGTCAGGTTTTCAGGAATGATGCGATTTCTGTTGATGAAATAAAAAAACTTAATCCCTCGCATATTATAATTTCTCCCGGCCCGGGAACTCCTGATGAATCAGGTATTTCAATAGATGTGATTAAAAATCTGGCAGGATCTGTTCCAATTCTCGGGGTTTGTCTCGGGCATCAAACGATTGGGCAGGTTTTTGGAGCAAAAGTTGTAAGAGCTCCTTATTTAATGCATGGCAAGATTTCTGAAATAATTCACGATACTGATGAGCCTTTGTTTGCTGATATTGATAACCCTTTTTCTGCTACAAGGTACCATTCTTTGATAATTGACAGGAATTCCGCCAAAGAAACTCCTTTAAAAATAATTGCCTGGACTTCTGATAATATTATTATGGCAGTGAGGCACAAGGATTTTAAAAATCTTGTGGGGATTCAGTTTCATCCTGAGTCAATTTTGACAAAATCAGGCAAAAAACTGCTCTCAAATTTTTTAAAATTTAAAAAATAA
- a CDS encoding adenylate/guanylate cyclase domain-containing protein, whose product MYGYVIFTDIEKYSALKDADLKIFFNKIIPVIFEELKTYKESAIIWNTWGDAIFAIYDKAETAINMALAYREAFNKIDFESFGIKKLNPRIAGNFGEFELAFDPVSGKSNVHGTLVNITARIEPVTTPGEIFVTKEFRDMSISSYDKVDNVRFEDMGEIKLPKNAGALNLYRLCKRAETLMKPAGFLIPNIDYNIQAPIKNPEFKSSEKSIEQRLNENLNKKVSSDEKLNRIANSLKEEKPLKIEKTNFIANLIQNFKTDKNSQINKNFKTNKNSKNSKNFQGENPFFIALLIFIFAMVTNFILETDFSKNLFNYIGYYFNLTLYNINMSALNPFAKPEFIASLNPWMWLRSFVISSFIVGRSISFFQKKVLKFKNIVIVPFIVVLLYLCLYVLPNNYAPSTLFFMQNFYMSIFLLWLACTAGVSML is encoded by the coding sequence ATGTATGGTTATGTAATATTTACTGATATAGAAAAATACAGTGCATTAAAAGATGCTGATTTAAAAATTTTTTTTAATAAAATTATTCCTGTAATTTTTGAAGAATTAAAAACTTATAAAGAATCGGCAATTATTTGGAATACATGGGGCGATGCAATATTTGCCATCTATGACAAAGCCGAAACGGCAATTAATATGGCTCTTGCATACAGAGAGGCGTTTAATAAAATTGATTTTGAGTCTTTTGGTATTAAAAAATTAAATCCCAGAATTGCAGGCAATTTTGGAGAGTTCGAATTAGCTTTTGATCCTGTTTCCGGAAAGTCAAATGTTCATGGCACGCTGGTAAATATTACTGCAAGAATTGAGCCCGTTACAACCCCCGGTGAAATTTTTGTCACAAAAGAATTCAGGGATATGTCTATATCAAGTTATGACAAGGTTGATAATGTAAGATTTGAAGATATGGGAGAAATAAAACTCCCTAAAAATGCAGGCGCGCTAAATCTTTACAGATTGTGCAAAAGAGCAGAAACTTTAATGAAACCTGCAGGATTTCTTATCCCTAATATAGATTACAATATTCAGGCTCCCATTAAAAATCCCGAATTTAAATCCTCTGAAAAATCAATAGAGCAGCGACTTAACGAGAATTTAAATAAAAAAGTTTCGTCTGACGAAAAGCTAAATAGAATAGCAAACTCTTTAAAAGAAGAAAAGCCTTTAAAGATAGAAAAAACAAATTTTATAGCAAATTTAATTCAAAATTTTAAAACTGATAAAAATTCTCAAATTAATAAAAATTTTAAAACTAATAAAAATTCTAAAAATTCTAAAAATTTTCAGGGAGAAAATCCTTTTTTTATCGCTTTGCTTATTTTTATCTTTGCAATGGTTACAAATTTTATTTTGGAGACTGATTTTTCGAAAAATTTGTTTAATTATATCGGTTATTATTTCAATTTGACTTTGTATAATATAAATATGTCTGCGTTAAACCCTTTTGCCAAACCTGAATTTATCGCAAGTCTTAATCCATGGATGTGGCTGAGAAGCTTTGTAATAAGCTCATTTATAGTGGGACGTTCTATCTCGTTTTTTCAAAAAAAAGTTTTAAAGTTTAAAAATATTGTTATTGTTCCGTTTATAGTAGTGCTTTTGTATTTATGTTTATACGTTTTGCCAAATAACTATGCGCCTTCAACTTTGTTTTTTATGCAGAATTTTTATATGAGCATATTTTTATTATGGCTTGCTTGCACTGCAGGGGTTTCGATGTTATAG
- the ribD gene encoding bifunctional diaminohydroxyphosphoribosylaminopyrimidine deaminase/5-amino-6-(5-phosphoribosylamino)uracil reductase RibD has translation MHNKNIHEKYMKECLELAKTAEGCVSPNPLVGSIVLDKNGNVVGRGCHERYGELHAEINALNQAGNKAAGGTIYVSLEPCSHYGKTPPCIDRIIAEKIKTLVVGMTDPNPLVSGEGIQKAKNAGIEVIEAVLTKECEKINEIFIKNITQDKPFIVVKTASTIDGKIATSAGSSKWITSEVAREEVQRLRNKYDAVITGSNTVIVDNPSLTCRKEGFRNPVRVIIDSQLKTSPDSKVYNANNTKVIIAVSKNVDKNKLKIYPEYVEIIKCPLNQDNKIDLEYLVQKLYHKKIFSILVEAGGNLNSAFLKYNLINKVYFFIAPKITGDNSSKSSFEGLQIKNISESKTFSFGEIKTFSPDIMIEGYLN, from the coding sequence ATGCATAATAAAAATATTCACGAAAAATACATGAAAGAATGTCTTGAGCTGGCAAAGACGGCAGAGGGATGTGTTTCCCCTAATCCCCTTGTGGGTTCAATAGTTCTTGATAAAAACGGCAACGTGGTCGGCAGAGGGTGCCATGAAAGATACGGAGAGCTTCATGCCGAGATAAATGCGCTTAATCAGGCAGGAAATAAGGCAGCAGGCGGAACTATTTACGTAAGTCTGGAACCGTGTTCCCATTACGGAAAGACTCCTCCTTGCATTGACAGGATTATCGCAGAAAAAATCAAGACTTTGGTGGTCGGAATGACGGATCCCAACCCTCTGGTTTCAGGAGAAGGAATCCAAAAAGCAAAAAATGCAGGAATAGAAGTCATAGAAGCTGTTTTAACCAAAGAATGTGAAAAAATAAATGAAATTTTTATAAAAAATATAACTCAAGACAAACCCTTTATTGTCGTGAAAACTGCATCAACTATTGACGGAAAAATTGCAACTTCAGCGGGAAGCAGTAAATGGATAACTTCTGAAGTCGCAAGAGAAGAAGTTCAAAGGTTAAGAAATAAATATGATGCTGTTATTACAGGCTCTAACACAGTAATTGTTGATAATCCAAGCTTAACATGCCGCAAAGAAGGCTTTCGAAATCCTGTAAGAGTTATTATAGACTCGCAATTAAAAACATCGCCTGATTCAAAAGTTTACAATGCCAATAATACAAAAGTAATTATTGCTGTATCAAAAAATGTTGACAAAAATAAATTAAAAATTTATCCTGAATATGTAGAAATAATTAAATGTCCGCTTAATCAGGATAATAAAATTGATTTGGAGTATTTAGTCCAAAAACTCTATCACAAAAAGATTTTTAGTATTCTGGTTGAAGCAGGTGGAAATTTAAACAGTGCTTTTTTAAAATATAATCTTATTAATAAAGTCTATTTCTTCATTGCGCCAAAAATTACCGGCGATAATTCTTCTAAAAGCTCTTTTGAAGGGCTTCAGATTAAAAACATCTCTGAAAGCAAAACATTTAGTTTTGGTGAAATTAAAACTTTTTCTCCCGATATAATGATAGAAGGATATTTGAATTGA
- a CDS encoding ATP-binding protein, with protein sequence MKKVKGTKVALVSKFTLIIGVSVFITVLFISAYNLSAAAPILRQFKIDKNQQFSSISNILYSSANIDLNTGSDFSNSYKLAKNLVENNMVLYAALIDKNTKKYVWTTVDNIVGTKANMNNLWLDGGFSKKFTNLNFEDIQQNSYNLGNKMLVISFYNNSSIVNLIDLLIRGNLTLSLVFIIFGFCAAFILAKNVTGPIIKLVEGAEEFSQGNLKYRTDVKSDDEIGLLSKAFNDMADKLSDLYNSLEQKVLDRTHDLSKINIQLKRANKEIKDTQSMIVHNEKMRSLGQLVAGVAHELNNPINFIYGNLLHLKKYSNDFIEIINKYEAIQKQFPEDKFKEVEKLKQDLEYDFIVEDLELLLKSCYDGAERSKQIIIDLKNFSRLDEAQIKEVDIHEGIDSALNILESKYKGRVTINKQYGMIPNVMCYAGQINQVFMNILDNATQAIEGDGNIYIRTKIEDQNVIIEFEDTGAGIAEDVIPKIFDPFFTTKPVGEGTGLGLSICYKIIRSHNGKMEVESEKGKGTKFIIEIPINWTAQNEENSGKQTEVL encoded by the coding sequence ATGAAAAAAGTAAAAGGAACAAAAGTAGCATTAGTAAGTAAATTTACGCTTATTATTGGCGTTTCTGTTTTTATTACAGTCCTTTTTATTTCTGCATATAATCTTTCTGCCGCAGCACCGATTCTTAGGCAGTTTAAAATTGATAAAAATCAACAATTTTCCTCAATTTCAAATATTTTGTACAGTTCTGCAAATATTGATCTTAATACAGGAAGTGATTTCAGTAATTCTTATAAATTGGCAAAAAATCTTGTTGAAAACAATATGGTTCTATATGCAGCATTAATAGATAAAAATACTAAAAAATATGTATGGACCACTGTTGATAATATTGTCGGAACAAAGGCAAATATGAATAATCTATGGCTGGACGGAGGATTTTCCAAAAAGTTTACTAATCTTAATTTTGAAGATATTCAACAAAATAGTTATAATCTTGGCAATAAAATGCTTGTAATTTCATTTTATAATAACAGCTCTATAGTAAATCTTATAGACCTTTTGATAAGAGGCAATTTAACACTTTCATTGGTATTTATAATTTTTGGTTTTTGTGCGGCCTTTATACTTGCAAAAAATGTTACCGGTCCGATAATAAAGCTCGTAGAGGGAGCTGAAGAATTTTCACAGGGTAATTTAAAATACAGAACAGATGTAAAATCTGATGATGAAATAGGTTTGCTTTCAAAAGCTTTTAATGATATGGCAGATAAACTCAGTGATCTTTATAATTCACTTGAGCAAAAAGTTCTGGATAGAACACATGATTTGAGCAAAATAAATATTCAGCTTAAAAGAGCCAATAAAGAGATAAAAGATACCCAGTCAATGATTGTTCATAATGAAAAAATGAGATCACTCGGACAACTGGTTGCAGGTGTAGCCCATGAACTAAATAATCCGATTAATTTTATCTACGGTAACCTTTTGCACTTAAAAAAATACTCAAATGATTTTATTGAAATAATTAACAAATACGAAGCTATTCAAAAACAATTCCCCGAAGATAAATTTAAAGAAGTAGAAAAATTAAAACAAGACCTTGAGTATGACTTTATCGTGGAGGATCTTGAATTGCTGCTCAAAAGCTGTTACGACGGTGCCGAACGTTCAAAACAAATTATAATTGACCTTAAAAATTTCTCAAGACTTGATGAAGCGCAGATTAAAGAAGTTGATATTCATGAAGGAATAGACAGTGCTTTAAATATTCTTGAAAGTAAATATAAGGGCAGAGTTACTATCAATAAACAATACGGAATGATTCCAAATGTTATGTGTTATGCAGGACAAATAAATCAAGTATTTATGAATATTCTTGATAATGCAACACAAGCCATAGAAGGTGACGGCAATATTTATATAAGGACAAAGATTGAAGATCAAAATGTAATAATAGAATTTGAAGACACAGGCGCAGGTATTGCCGAAGATGTAATTCCAAAAATATTTGATCCGTTTTTTACCACAAAACCGGTAGGAGAAGGGACAGGTTTAGGGTTATCAATTTGTTACAAAATAATTAGAAGTCATAATGGTAAAATGGAAGTAGAAAGCGAAAAAGGTAAAGGAACCAAATTTATAATAGAAATCCCGATTAATTGGACGGCTCAAAATGAAGAAAATAGTGGAAAGCAAACAGAAGTATTGTGA
- a CDS encoding trypsin-like peptidase domain-containing protein yields the protein MSKLKYFYKSAKSLVAAIMLISILNGQPTFAENYTNDELNTINVYENVSPSIVSVDVDINDGISSGTGFIVDQAGTILTSGHVIEGHKKIKITLSNGEKYDGQIISDTETGDFALIKIKPKKNLSVIKLGDSSRIKVGQKVLAIGNPFGFSRTLTEGIVSRVDKTKNKIQTDAAINPGCSGGPLLNTDGEVIGINQSIYNPDNNKSNIGIGFAIPVNLAKNFINESKK from the coding sequence ATGTCAAAATTGAAATATTTTTATAAAAGCGCAAAAAGTTTAGTTGCTGCCATTATGTTAATTTCTATTCTTAACGGACAGCCAACTTTTGCTGAAAATTACACCAATGATGAACTAAATACCATTAATGTATACGAAAATGTTTCCCCTTCCATCGTTTCAGTTGATGTTGATATAAATGACGGAATATCAAGCGGAACAGGATTTATCGTGGATCAGGCAGGAACAATTTTAACTAGCGGTCATGTTATAGAAGGACATAAAAAAATAAAAATAACACTGTCTAACGGAGAAAAATACGACGGACAAATTATAAGCGACACAGAAACCGGAGATTTTGCACTTATTAAAATAAAACCCAAAAAAAATCTTTCCGTAATTAAACTTGGTGACTCTTCAAGAATCAAAGTGGGTCAAAAAGTCCTCGCAATCGGAAATCCTTTTGGTTTTAGCAGAACCCTTACTGAAGGCATAGTCAGCAGGGTTGATAAAACCAAAAACAAAATCCAAACAGACGCAGCCATAAATCCCGGCTGCTCAGGCGGACCTTTATTAAACACTGACGGAGAAGTTATAGGAATCAACCAGTCTATTTATAATCCCGACAATAATAAATCAAATATAGGAATTGGCTTTGCCATCCCCGTAAATCTTGCAAAAAACTTTATAAATGAATCTAAAAAATAA
- a CDS encoding tetratricopeptide repeat protein, whose amino-acid sequence MLKETLYSQIPVYSGADINHILDLAQKSHENYLIRSNQNDLDKALVYYLEAMEINPSIPHVYYKLASLLWEKGDIDINSAIQKCKKAIELDPKSSNARLYLGYFLKAAGNYKEAEKAFKISIKLAGLKSSKPRIALGLTIIQRLQQTEFSLPSFIYGIHYFLSGVITASYDYDIIRMLYKSNAEDFSIFWHKFNAGFYKKTGNYAKTIEIYEKAAFCTGKKDLFYSKIGDLLVELQNPQKAADFYREALLTAQDDIVLWAKLAEVLQNFDKNNMEEIIDCYKQIARLEPINSSLFYELGHLYLRKEDKFSAVNSFKRAIELEPDNGFYHNSLAYALVQLQDYDGAISEYQKAIRLNPDNEWTSIVSQALGAIYHQVKDNMDATIVAYQTAIVLDPKNIDAFIALGEVYQDRNDLDNAIDCYCNAIKLDPDIPKLYCNLGLALWEKDCIEESIIAYHKAISLNPKYEIAFNNLGVVYLDGTNSPEEAVIMFTKAIKHNPNYALAYYNKGRCYQAMKNKSGAAKYYQMAIDINKLTEEIDENEIQDRLYSLFSVI is encoded by the coding sequence ATGCTGAAAGAAACCCTATACAGCCAAATCCCTGTTTATTCAGGCGCAGATATTAATCATATTTTGGATTTAGCCCAAAAATCACATGAAAATTATCTTATAAGATCAAATCAAAATGATCTTGATAAAGCTCTCGTGTACTATCTTGAAGCTATGGAAATCAACCCTTCTATCCCCCATGTTTATTATAAACTTGCCAGTTTATTGTGGGAAAAAGGTGATATTGATATAAATTCTGCTATACAAAAATGCAAAAAAGCAATCGAGCTTGATCCAAAATCCTCTAATGCAAGACTTTACCTCGGATATTTTTTGAAAGCAGCGGGGAATTACAAAGAAGCTGAAAAAGCTTTTAAAATTTCTATCAAACTCGCAGGATTAAAGTCTTCTAAGCCAAGAATTGCCCTGGGTCTAACAATAATACAAAGATTGCAACAAACAGAATTCAGTTTGCCTTCTTTTATCTACGGGATTCATTATTTTTTATCGGGAGTAATAACTGCATCCTACGATTATGACATAATCAGAATGCTTTATAAGAGCAATGCTGAGGATTTTTCTATCTTCTGGCATAAATTTAATGCGGGCTTTTATAAAAAGACCGGAAATTATGCAAAAACTATTGAAATTTACGAAAAAGCGGCATTTTGTACAGGCAAAAAAGATTTATTTTACTCAAAAATTGGCGATCTTTTAGTGGAACTTCAAAATCCCCAGAAAGCAGCCGATTTTTATAGAGAAGCTCTTTTAACAGCTCAGGATGATATTGTCCTATGGGCAAAACTTGCTGAAGTTCTTCAGAATTTCGATAAAAATAATATGGAAGAAATAATCGACTGTTATAAACAAATTGCTCGATTAGAACCTATAAATTCGAGTTTGTTCTACGAATTAGGACATTTATATCTCAGAAAAGAAGATAAATTCAGTGCGGTTAATTCCTTTAAGAGGGCTATTGAACTCGAACCTGATAATGGTTTTTATCATAATAGTCTTGCTTATGCGCTTGTTCAGCTTCAGGATTATGACGGAGCAATTTCCGAATACCAGAAAGCAATAAGACTGAACCCCGATAATGAATGGACTTCTATAGTTTCTCAGGCTCTCGGTGCAATTTATCATCAGGTTAAAGATAATATGGATGCAACTATTGTTGCATACCAAACAGCAATAGTGCTTGACCCGAAAAATATAGATGCTTTTATAGCCCTCGGAGAAGTATATCAAGACAGAAACGATCTTGATAACGCTATTGACTGTTATTGCAATGCGATAAAACTTGATCCGGATATTCCAAAATTATATTGCAATTTAGGATTGGCACTGTGGGAAAAAGATTGTATCGAAGAATCAATAATTGCTTATCATAAAGCTATAAGTTTAAATCCGAAATATGAAATAGCTTTCAATAATCTTGGAGTTGTTTATCTTGATGGAACAAACAGTCCTGAAGAAGCTGTTATTATGTTTACAAAAGCAATAAAACATAATCCAAACTATGCTCTTGCTTATTACAACAAAGGAAGATGCTATCAAGCCATGAAAAACAAATCAGGTGCTGCTAAATATTATCAAATGGCAATAGATATAAATAAGCTTACAGAAGAAATCGACGAAAACGAAATACAGGATCGTTTATACAGCCTGTTTTCGGTTATTTAA
- a CDS encoding PilZ domain-containing protein, which yields MNPIKENQKIKIIPGNIENFSMGLITSVQEDYFVAEINNTLMMTPGLELEILISAEDYMILFISKINKIESNNIFFAYPPKFKYIQKREYPRIKTNIPVLLKKADENNEEKAVIINIGGGGMQFISHVDWLSATVSIPCSQSLPFVLDKQTANINCVLNARFTLPNKKEINTLFDVLRVEKENKKFTFSGKFKTISNFDKTTIIQFCFKREIESKYKKQNGGNKSSNYQPK from the coding sequence ATGAATCCTATAAAAGAAAATCAAAAAATTAAAATAATTCCCGGTAATATAGAAAATTTTTCAATGGGACTAATAACTTCTGTGCAAGAAGATTACTTTGTCGCGGAAATTAATAATACCTTAATGATGACACCGGGATTAGAGTTGGAAATATTAATTTCCGCAGAAGATTATATGATTTTGTTTATTTCAAAAATAAACAAAATAGAGAGCAATAATATATTTTTTGCCTATCCGCCAAAGTTTAAATATATCCAGAAGAGAGAATATCCCCGTATAAAAACAAATATACCTGTATTGCTAAAAAAGGCTGATGAAAATAATGAAGAAAAAGCAGTAATAATTAATATCGGAGGAGGCGGAATGCAATTTATCTCCCATGTTGACTGGTTATCTGCGACAGTCAGCATTCCGTGCAGCCAAAGTTTGCCTTTTGTTCTCGATAAACAAACCGCTAATATAAACTGTGTATTAAATGCACGGTTTACTTTGCCAAATAAAAAAGAAATAAATACTTTATTTGATGTTTTAAGGGTAGAGAAAGAAAATAAAAAATTTACTTTCTCCGGCAAATTTAAAACAATTTCGAATTTTGATAAAACAACTATTATACAATTTTGTTTTAAGCGCGAAATAGAGTCAAAATATAAAAAGCAAAATGGAGGCAATAAATCATCAAATTATCAGCCCAAATAG